A stretch of Henckelia pumila isolate YLH828 chromosome 4, ASM3356847v2, whole genome shotgun sequence DNA encodes these proteins:
- the LOC140860210 gene encoding ubiquitin-conjugating enzyme E2-23 kDa-like isoform X1, producing MSSPSKRREMDLMKLMMSDYKVETVNDGMQVFYVHFHGPKDSPYLGGVWKVRVELPDAYPYKSPSIGFINKIYHPNVDEMSGSVCLDVINQTWSPMFDLVNVFEVFLPQLLLYPNPSDPLNGEAAALMMRDRSAYEQRVKEYCLKYAKPEDIGAAPEEKSSDDELSEEEYDSSDEAVVGKADP from the exons ATGTCTTCTCCGAGCAAGAGGCGTGAGATGGATTTGATGAAACT GATGATGAGTGATTATAAGGTGGAGACTGTGAATGATGGGATGCAGGTGTTTTATGTGCATTTCCATGGACCTAAAGACA GCCCTTACCTCGGCGGTGTTTGGAAAGTGAGGGTGGAGCTTCCTGATGCTTACCCATACAAATCTCCATCTATAGGATTCATTAACAAGATATACCACCCAAATGTGGATGAAAT GTCAGGATCGGTTTGCTTGGATGTTATTAACCAGACTTGGAGCCCTATGTTCG ACCTAGTGAACGTGTTTGAGGTATTTCTACCGCAACTTCTCTTGTATCCTAATCCGTCTGACCCTTTGAATGGGGAGGCTGCAGCTCTGATGATGCGTGACCGAAGTGCTTATGAACAAAGAGTTAAAG aaTATTGTCTTAAATATGCCAAGCCAGAAGATATAGGAGCTGCTCCAGAAGAAAAGTCGAGCGATGATGAGCTAAGTGAGGAAGAATACGACTCTAGCGATGAGGCAGTAGTCGGGAAAGCGGATCCATAG
- the LOC140860210 gene encoding ubiquitin-conjugating enzyme E2-23 kDa-like isoform X2, producing the protein MMSDYKVETVNDGMQVFYVHFHGPKDSPYLGGVWKVRVELPDAYPYKSPSIGFINKIYHPNVDEMSGSVCLDVINQTWSPMFDLVNVFEVFLPQLLLYPNPSDPLNGEAAALMMRDRSAYEQRVKEYCLKYAKPEDIGAAPEEKSSDDELSEEEYDSSDEAVVGKADP; encoded by the exons ATGATGAGTGATTATAAGGTGGAGACTGTGAATGATGGGATGCAGGTGTTTTATGTGCATTTCCATGGACCTAAAGACA GCCCTTACCTCGGCGGTGTTTGGAAAGTGAGGGTGGAGCTTCCTGATGCTTACCCATACAAATCTCCATCTATAGGATTCATTAACAAGATATACCACCCAAATGTGGATGAAAT GTCAGGATCGGTTTGCTTGGATGTTATTAACCAGACTTGGAGCCCTATGTTCG ACCTAGTGAACGTGTTTGAGGTATTTCTACCGCAACTTCTCTTGTATCCTAATCCGTCTGACCCTTTGAATGGGGAGGCTGCAGCTCTGATGATGCGTGACCGAAGTGCTTATGAACAAAGAGTTAAAG aaTATTGTCTTAAATATGCCAAGCCAGAAGATATAGGAGCTGCTCCAGAAGAAAAGTCGAGCGATGATGAGCTAAGTGAGGAAGAATACGACTCTAGCGATGAGGCAGTAGTCGGGAAAGCGGATCCATAG